In Kwoniella pini CBS 10737 chromosome 2, complete sequence, a single genomic region encodes these proteins:
- a CDS encoding actin-like protein ARP6: MSTPPVVILDNGAYDIKAGISGVDWEPRIFPNSIARSRNEKRVYVSDEIDQCKDLSGIVYRRPFERGMLVNWDAEKIIWDRVFSPSGLNVNPSESSLLVTEPYFNLPNIAESYDQMVFEEWEFQSYFRCTPAALIPYGGLFDDETGISPECTIVIDVGYSFTHVIPLRDGQIIWEHVKRIDVGGKLLTNHLKHLISFRQWNMIDQTHVVNDVREACGYVSMDWRRDLEICKQNPKKNPIVQEYVLPDFSSRSTSRTGYIRSGPNAQQPETSEIQDQGNGHKKPIVEDEEQILVMGNERFAGPELLFNPSDIGLKQSGLPETIAHVISCMPEELRGMYWAHIGIFGGLGNIEALGERLERDLQVLCPVHYEIGIFEAFDTASPPYVAATSLTTSEIYLSTYPVTRAEYQEHGSSICRRRFGGPAYNVNPPGFTSGEMGGEIDEDERERRYAMGLESKKGKGKRKKEEEEVISGNWGGRRRRAGGML, encoded by the exons ATGTCGACCCCTCCTGTTGTGATACTTGATAATGGGGCATACGACATAAAAGCTGGTATAAGTGGTGTGGATTGGGAACCGAG AATTTTCCCAAACTCGATAGCTCGTTCACGAAATGAAAAGAGGGTATATGTAAGCGATGAAATAGATCAATGTAAAGACTTATCAGGTATAGTATATCGAAGACCTTTTGAACGT GGGATGTTAGTGAATTGGGATGCGGAAAAGATCATTTGGGATAGGGTATTTTCGCCTTCTGGACTGAAT GTCAATCCCTCAGAGTCTAGCTTGTTGGTTACAGAACCgtatttcaatttaccGAATATAGCGGAAAGTTACGATCAGATGGtatttgaagaatgggaattCCAAAGTTATTTCAGATGTACTC CCGCTGCTTTGATACCTTACGGTGGTCTCTTCGATGACGAGACTGGTATATCGCCTGAATGTACTATTGTTATTGATGTTGGGTATTCTTTCACTCATGTGATACCTCTAAGAGATGGTCAAATAATATGGGAACACGTTAAAAG GATTGATGTAGGAGGTAAACTCCTGACGAATCACTTGAAACACCTTATTTCGTTCAGACAGTGGAATATGATAGATCAAACTCACGTTGTGAATGATGTCAGAGAAGCTTGTGGATATGTAAGTATGGACTGGAGGAGAGATTTGGAAATATGCAA GCAAAATCCCAAGAAAAATCCAATAGTGCAGGAATACGTTTTACCTGATTTCTCGTCTCGTTCAACATCACGTACGGGATACATACGGTCTGGACCAAATGCTCAACAACCTGAGACTTCAGAGATCCAAGATCAGGGCAATGGCCACAAGAAACCGAttgtagaagatgaagagcAAATCCTGGTGATGGGTAACGAGAGGTTTGCCGGTCCGGAATTACTCTTTAATCCTTCTGATATCG GCCTCAAACAATCTGGATTGCCTGAGACTATCGCGCATGTCATCTCCTGCATGCCTGAAGAGCTGAGGGGGATGTATTGGGCACATATCGGTATTTTCGGAGGACTAGGCAACATTGAAGCGCTTGGAGAAAGACT AGAGAGAGATCTACAAGTTCTTTGTCCTGTGCATTACGAGATTGGGATATTCGAGGCCTTCGA TACTGCCTCACCACCATATGTAGCAGCTACATCTTTGACAACATCCGAAATTTACCTATCAACTTATCCGGTAACTCGAGcagaatatcaagaacATGGCTCTTCGATATGTAGACGTCGTTTCGGTGGTCCTGCTTATAATGTTAATCCACCTGGATTCACTAGTGGAGAGATGGGAGGcgagattgatgaagatgaacgaGAGAGACGGTATGCTATGGGGTTAGAAAGtaagaaaggtaaagggaaaagaaagaaagaggaggaagaagtcATCAGTGGAAATTGGGGtggaagacgaagaagagcTGGGGGAATGTTGTAA